The following are encoded in a window of Balaenoptera ricei isolate mBalRic1 chromosome 1, mBalRic1.hap2, whole genome shotgun sequence genomic DNA:
- the LOC132352694 gene encoding lymphotactin-like yields the protein MRLLILAFLGICCLAAYTVEGVGSEVLEKTICVSLTTQRLPIKNIKTYTIKEGSMKAVIFITRRGLKVCADPQVEWVKKAVRTIDKSSRRNVSQTKPTGAQQPNNTAVTLTA from the exons ATGAGACTTCTCATTCTGGCTTTCCTCGGGATCTGCTGTCTCGCTGCATACACTGTGGAAG GTGTGGGGAGTGAAGTTCTAGAAAAGACCATCTGTGTGAGTCTGACTACCCAGCGACTGCCAATTAAAAACATCAAGACCTACACCATCAAGGAGGGCTCCATGAAAGCAGTGAT ATTTATTACCAGACGTGGCCTTAAAGTCTGTGCTGATCCACAAGTTGAATGGGTGAAAAAAGCAGTCCGAACAATAGACAAGTCCAGCAGGAGAAATGTGAGCCAGACAAAGCCTACAGGAGCCCAACAACCCAACAATACAGCTGTGACCCTGACTGCGTAG